In the Polyangia bacterium genome, one interval contains:
- a CDS encoding DUF882 domain-containing protein — MLRLVFFGAAFVLSAVASPAVFAAPDDSHSDHAEEAGDSATEAPPAQRPGRHRRSKHTARFSGRVVAEENLRQEPLPPPSGHLVVATQGLKEEADVNIFNEDGSYNIDSLRQVDHILRCRRTEDEKAIDPRLLTLLSHVYDHFGKPLEIISGYRNQRKQSSHHFSGTASDIRISGVSPKKVRAFAETLDTGGMGIGIYPRSQFVHIDVRPAPSFRWVDYSPANSNASEKRPPRGWKRKKLQS, encoded by the coding sequence ATGCTTCGGTTGGTTTTCTTCGGAGCGGCGTTCGTGCTCTCGGCGGTGGCCTCCCCCGCAGTGTTCGCGGCGCCTGATGATTCACACAGCGACCACGCCGAGGAGGCGGGGGACAGCGCGACCGAGGCGCCGCCCGCCCAGCGGCCCGGGCGTCATCGACGTTCCAAACACACGGCGCGCTTCAGCGGCCGGGTGGTGGCCGAGGAGAATCTGCGCCAGGAACCGCTGCCGCCACCGTCCGGTCATCTGGTGGTGGCCACGCAGGGCCTCAAAGAAGAAGCCGACGTGAACATCTTCAACGAGGACGGCTCGTACAACATCGACTCGCTTCGCCAAGTCGACCACATCCTCCGCTGTCGCCGCACCGAGGATGAAAAGGCCATCGACCCGCGCCTGCTGACGCTGCTGTCGCACGTGTACGACCACTTCGGCAAGCCGCTCGAGATCATCTCGGGCTATCGCAACCAGCGCAAGCAGTCGAGCCACCACTTCAGTGGCACCGCCAGCGACATCCGCATCAGCGGCGTCAGCCCGAAGAAGGTGCGCGCCTTTGCCGAGACGCTGGACACCGGCGGCATGGGCATCGGCATCTACCCGCGCAGCCAGTTCGTCCACATCGACGTGCGGCCGGCGCCAAGCTTCCGCTGGGTCGACTATTCGCCGGCCAATTCGAACGCGTCAGAAAAGCGCCCGCCCCGCGGCTGGAAGCGCAAGAAGCTGCAAAGCTAA